The genomic interval ACCCAGGCGTCGCGGGCGACGTCGATGACGTAGATGCTGGAATAGGGAAAGCCGGAGCCGTCCTGGAGGCCGAACTCCTCGAAGGCGAAATGACGGCCGTCGGCGGAAAAGCCGAGGATCTCGACCTCGGCGACATCGCCGGCGACGGCCGGGCCGTAACCGATGGCGACGGCGAGGAGTACGGCGGCGCTGAGGCCGCGGCGCAGTTTCATGGGGCGGGGCATGGCATCGGTTCTCCCTGGTCGGTTCTACTTTAGTCCGGCAGGACGGCCGAAACCGTGGCCTGCGTCACACCGGCGGCGCCGGGGCCGGCGCGGAACGGCCGGTGTAGCGGCGCGAGAAGGGGCGCAGGAACAGCGGCAGCATGTAGATCGGCAACTGGCCGAGGCCGAAGTAGAGCCAGGTGAGATCCGGCAGCGTGCCGCCGAGGGCGGCGACCATGAGCCCCATGTTGCGGTTGCCGACGGCATGGGCGATGACGAAGGCGTCGCCGCGTGCAGCGGGGGCGAAGACGAGGAGGGTCAGGCCGATCTGGGCGAGGGCGACGGCAAAGGTGAGCAGGGCGATGCCGGCCGACAGCAGCGGACGCGAAGAGAAGCTGGCGGCGACGCCATCCATGACGGCGACGGCGAAGAACAGCAGCAGCAGGACGTTGGCCCCGTCGATGTGGTCGTGGGCGGCGGCGATCCGCTCCAGCCCGACGAGCCGGCGCAGGAGCCAGGCGATCAGCATCGAGCCGGCGAGCAGCGAGATCAGCTTGACCGCAAGGGTCAGCCCGTCGACCGGCAGGACGTCGCCGAGCATCAGTTCGCCGATCAGCGGCGCCGACAGCGGCACGAGCAGGATCGAGGCGACCAGCACCGTCAGGCTGAGGGCGCCGTCGAGGCCGAGCAGATACATGAAGGCGGGGGCGGACATGATCGCGGGAGCTGCAGTGACGATGAACAGCGCGAGCATCAGGTCGGGCTGGAGATCGGCAAGGCCGGCCGCGCGCGCCGCGGTGCCGGCCACGAGGGGCACGGCGACCGTCATCCAAAGGGCGGCGAGCAGGACGAGACGCGGCCGGCGCAGGCGCACGCGGACGGCGGCCGGATCGACGCGCAGGAACGCGAACACCAGCAGCACGAAGATCGCTTCCGCGACCCAGGGGCGGGCGAGCGCGGACAACTGGGGGACCGCCATGCCGGCCAGCGCGCTGAGCGCGACGGCGCTCGTACCGCGCCGTCCGATCCACGCGAGCGCGGCCGTTGCCCCTCTGATCATTGCAGAAACACTCCTGTGCCGGGTTGGCGAAACACGGTATATGGCCAAGAATGCCCGGTGCAACATCCGGTTCGTGCGTTCGGGAAGGTGCATGGGGTGCAGACAGTTGACGTGATCGTGCTGGGGGCGGGCATCGTCGGGGCCTCGACGGCGCTGCAGCTCCAGCGCAAGGGACTGGAGGTCGCCCTCATCGACCGTCGGCAGCCCGGCGAGGAGACCTCGCACGGCAATGCCGGCATCATCGAGCGCAACGGCTTCGTCCCGGTCACGTTTCCCGACAAGCCGCGGCTGCTGCTCGAGATCGCGCTGAAACGATCGGTTGCGGTCAACTACGATCTCAAGGCGCTCGCCCGGCTGCTGCCCTGGCTGCAGGCGTTGCGCCGCCAGTCGAGCCGGGTGGCCCTGCAACGCTTCGCCCATGCGATCGACGCGCTGGAGCGCCATGCGGTCGGCGAACACAGGGCGCTGGCAGCGCTCGCCGACTGCGAGCGTTATTACCGGCGGACCGGCTGGATCCACCTGTTCCGCACCGAGGCAGCCTATGCCGCCGCGGAGACTGCACGGCACTATGCGCGCATCTTCGGAGCCGCATACCAGGAGCTCGGCGCGCTCGATCTCAACGAACTTGAACCGGGACTGACCGCAGACGACTGCCTCGGCGTGTTCTGGCCGGAAACCGAATCGGTGTCCAATCCCGGCGCCGTCACCAAGGCCTTCGCGCGCAAGGTCGGCGAGCTCGGCGGCCATCTCTACAACGGGGACGCGCGCCGCCTGACGCGCTCCAAGGGCGGCTGGGCAGCGATGAGCGACCGGGGACCGGTTTGGGGTCGCGCCGCGGTGGTCGCGCTCGGGCCGTGGGCGATGGACGTGCTCGGACCGCTCGGGCATCGGTTTCCCATGGCGGTCAAGCGCGGCTACCACATGCATTTTCGCGCGGTATCGGGGGTGTCGCTGACCCGACCGGTGGTCGACATGGAAAACGGCTATGTGCTGACGCCGATGGAAAAGGGCGTGCGGCTGACCACAGGCGTGGAATTCGCTGCGCGCGATGCGCCGCCAACACCGGTGCAGATCGATCGGGCGAAGGCCTGCGCGAAGGAGATCTTCCCGCTCGGCGCGCCGGCCGAGGCCGAGCCCTGGATGGGCAGCCGGCCGTGCCTGCCGGATTCGCTGCCGGTCGTCGGCGCCTCGCCGATCGCCCCGGGCCTGTGGCTCAATTTCGGCCATGGCCATGTCGGCTTCACGCTGGGGCCGGTGACCGGGCGGCTGATCGCCGAGATGATCGCCGGACAGGCGCCGTTCGTCGACCCCTCGGCCCTGTCGCCGCTGCGGTTCCTGTGAGCGGCGGCGGTTATCGCTCCCGCAGCGGCAGGGCGACGGTGTCCTTCACCGTGTTGACGACGATGCGCGACTGCACGTCCGAGACGAGCGTGTTGTCGAGCAGCTTCAGGCGCAGGAAGTTGTCATAGGCCTTGATGTCGTCGGCGACGACCTTGATCAGGTAGTCGACGGCGCCGGTGATGCGTTCGCAGGTGACCACCTCGGGCCAGGCGTGGACCAGACGGTCGAAGGTCTCCATGTTCTCCCGGCTCGGCACGGCCAGCTTGACGAAGGCATAGGAGACGAAGCCGAGGCCGACCGCCTCGCGGTCGACCACCGCCACGATCTGGCGAATCACCCCGTGTTCCTTGAGCTTCTTGATGCGGCGCCAGCAGGGCGTCTGGCTCATGCCCGCCTCGCGCGCGACGTCGGCGATCGACAGGGACGCGTCGCGCTGGAGGACGCGCAAGACGCGGATGTCGGATGGATCGAGGAGAAAATTTTCTGTCATGGCGGGATAGGCGGAATAATTCTCGTGGGCGCTCGCGATTATCTGGCACAATAGCACAGAAATCGTCATGAAAAAGGAGGATTATGGCGCCTCAGAGGCTGGTTTTTTCCGCCGCGCCGGTCCGCGCGGCAGGGACGAGCCGAGGAGGGGAAGACGATGAATGCCCATGCCGGCGTCGTCACGCTAGACGACAAGTATCTCGCCACCCAGGGTCAGGTCTACCTGACCGGCATCCAGGCGCTGGTGCGCCTGCCGCTCGACCGGGCGCGGCTCGACCGGGCGGGCGGGCTGAAGACCGGCGGTTTCATCTCCGGCTACCGCGGCTCGCCGCTGGCCGGCTACGACACGGAACTGGCGCGGGCCAAGCGCCATCTGGCCGGCCATGACGTCGTGTTCAGGCCGGGCGTCAACGAGGAACTGGGCGCGACCGCGGTGTGGGGCTCGCAGAAGGTGCGCCAGCACGGCAAGGGCTCGGACTACGACGGCGTGTTCGGCATCTGGTACGGCAAGGCGCCGGGCGTCGACCGGGCCGGCGACGTGCTCAAGCAGGCCAACGCCTCGGGCGTCGACGCCCACGGCGGCGTGCTGGCGCTGGCCGGCGACGACCATCTCGCCAAGTCGTCGATCCTGCCGGCGCAGAGCGAGTTCTTCTTCGAGCATGCGGAGATCCCTGTGCTCAATCCGGCCGACATCCAGGAGGTGCTCGACTACGGCCTGCACGGGCTGGAGCTGTCGCGTCACTGCGGGCTGTGGAGCGCGCTGATCTGCGTCGCCGACACGATGGATGCCTCGGCGACCATCTCGGTCGATGCGCAGCGGCTGGCCTTCGTGCGGCCCGAACAGGATCCGCGCGCGGAGCGCGACCTCAACCGCGTTCTGCTGCTCGGCAACCGGCTGGAGACCGAACGGCTGTTGCGCGACGTGCGCGTGCCGGCGGCGCAGGCCTATGTGCGCGCGAACCGGCTCGACCGGGTCGCCTTCGGCGCCAGCCGGCCGCGGCTCGGCATCGTGGCGACCGGCAAGGCGTACCGCGACCTGCGCCAGGCGCTGGACCTCCTCGGTATCGGCGAGGCGCGGGCGCGCGCGCTCGGTCTTGCGGTCTACAAGGTGGCGATGCCCTGGCCGCTGGAACCCACGGGCCTGGCCGAGTTCGGGCGCGGCCTGGCGCGCATGCTGGTGGTCGAGCACAAGCGTGCGTTCCTGGAATCGCAGATCAAGGAAATCTCCTATCACTGGCCGGAGACGAGCCGGCCGAGGATCTGGGGCAAGCGGACGCCTGACGGTGAGCCGTTCCTGTCCGACGTGCTGGAACTGAGCGTGGCGGAGATCGTCGAGGCGCTGCTGTCGTGGCTGCCGCAGGACGCGGTGAGCGAGGAGATGCAGGCGGTCAGCATGCGCATGACCGAGCAGGTGATGTGGGCGCAGGGCCATGCGGAGCGGGCCGCGCGCACGCCCTATTTCTGCTCCGGCTGCCCGCATTCGACCTCGACCAGGACGCCGGAGGGCTCCCGCTCGATGCCGGGCATCGGCTGCCATGCGATGACCGAGGTTGCCGGGCGGACCACGGACGGCCAGATCGCCATGGGCGGCGAGGGCGCGCTGTGGGTGGGCCAGAAGGATTTCGCCCGCGACGGCCACGTGTTCGCCAATCTCGGCGACGGCACCTATTTCCACTCCGGCATCCTGGCCATCCGCCAGGCGCTGTCTGCGGGCGTGCCGATCACCTACAAGATCCTCTACAACGACGCCGTCGCCATGACCGGGGGCCAGCGCCACGACGGCCAGCTGAGCGTGCCGCAGATCACGCGCCAGCTTGAGGCTGAGGGCGTGGAGAAGATCGCCGTCATCAGCGAGACGCCCGACGCCTATCTCGGCCGCAAGGACCTCGCGCCGGGAACCGCCGTGCATCATCGCGACGACCTGATGAGCGTCCAGGAGGCGTTCCAGGCCCATCCAGGCGTGTCGGTGATCGTCTACGACCAGACCTGCGCGGCGGAGAAGAGGCGCCGGCGCAAGAAGGGCACGTTCCCCGATCCGGATCGGCGGCTGTTCATCAACGACCGGGTGTGCGAGGGCTGCGGCGACTGCTCGGTGCAGTCGAACTGCCTGTCGGTGGAGCCGCTGAAGACACCATTCGGCGACAAACGGCAGATCAACCAGTCGAGCTGCAACAAGGACTTCACCTGCATCAAGGGCTTCTGCCCGTCCTTCGTCGAGATCGAGGGCGCATCCTTGCGCAAGGCGACGGCCAAGGGGCTTGACGTCGACGCGCTGGTTGCCGGCCTGCCGGCGGTGACGCAGCCGGGGCTGGAGCGCACGGTGAACCTGCTCGTCGCCGGCATCGGCGGCATGGGCGTCACGACGATCAGCGCCGTCCTGGCGATGGCCGCCCATCTGGACGGCAAGCAGGCCTCGACCCTCGACATGACGGGCCTTGCCCAGAAGGGCGGGCCGGTGACCTCGCACGTGCGCTTCGCCGCCGGAACGCGGAGCATCGAGGGCCCGCGGGTGCCGACGGCGAGCCTCGACGTGCTCATCGCCAGCGACATGGTGGTCGCGACCAACGCCGAACAGCTGGCACTCGCCAACCGCTCGGCGACGCAGGTGTTCGCCAACACGCGGGTGGCGCCGACGGCCGAGTTCGTGCTGCGCCAGACTCAGTCCTTCGACGAGGCGCGCATGCTGAAGGCGCTGCAGAGCGCGTCGGTCGCCTGCCACGCGGCGGACGTAGCCGGTATCGCCGAGGCGCTGCTGGGCGACGCGATCTACGCCAACATGATGCTGGTGGGCATGGCCTGGCAGGCGGGCGTGCTGCCGGTCTCGGCGGAGGCGATCGAGACGGCGCTGCACCTGAATGGGGCGTCGGTGGCCGCCAACGTCAAGGCGTTCCGCGCCGGCCGCGTGCTGCTGGCCGAGCCGGACAGAATCCTTTCAGCCCTGCCCAGCACGGACGAGCCGGCGGAGGAAACGCTCGAGGCGAAGATCGGCCGGCTGGCGGACGACCTGACCGCCTATCAGGACGCCGCCTATGCGGCGCGCTACGCCGCCCTGGTCGAGCGGGTGCGCGCGGCGGATGCCGCGTTCGGGCCGGGCACGATGCGGCTGACCGAGACGGTCGCCGACATGCTCTACAAGGTGATGGCCTACAAGGACGAGTACGAGGTCGCCCGGCTCCATGCCGATCCGGCCTTCAGGGCCAGGATCGCGGCGCGCTTCGACGATCCGCGCAAGATCAAGGTCTGGCTGGCGCCGCCGCTGCTCGCCCGGCGGCTCGACGAAAGGACCGGCCGGCCGGCGAAGATCGCCTTCGGACCGTGGATCTTCGGTGTCTTCGGGGTGCTGGCGAGGATGAGGCGGCTTCGCGGCACGGCTTTCGATCCGTTCGGCCGCACCGCCGAGCGCAAGGCGGAACGGGCGCTGATCGAGCAGTATGTCAGCGACGTCGAGACCGTCATCGGCCATCTCGGCTCGGCCGGCTACGGCCTGCTGGTCGAGATCGCCCGGGTGCCGGACCTCGTGCGCGGCTTCGGCCCGGTCAAGGAGGCCAACCTGGAAAAGGCCGCCGTGAAGCGGGCGCAGCTGCTCGACCGGCTGGAGCGCGAGCACGCCCGCGGCGCCTTCGCGGACGCGGCCGAATAGGGCTTTGCGGCCCTAGCCGAACCGGTCCTGCCAGGTCGGCACCGGGTCGCCCGGCGCCGGTCTCGCGTGGTAGACGCCGCGGGCGATGGCGCGGGCGAGGGTCGAGGCGGCGGCCGCGCCGATCTGCACCATGTCCTCGAGGGGGCACTCGAGTCGTCGTTGGCCGGTCGACACGGCAAAGACGAGATCGCCGTCGAGCGGGGTATGGGCCGGCCATAGCGCCTTGGCGAGCCCGTCATGGGCCATCACGGCGAGGCGCTTGGCTTCCGACTTGGTCAGCTTCGCATCGGTGGCGACGGCGGCGATGGTGGTGTTGGCGCCGGCATTCAGCCCGTCGAGCTTGGTTCTGACGCAGACCGCGTCGTCGGGCAGGGGCGAGGGCAAGCCGAAGCCGCCGAACTCGCCGTCGCGCTCGAAGGGGGCGGCCCAGAAGTGGCGCGTGTCGCCGACGGTCGCCCGGCCGAGCGCGTTGACGGCGACGATGGCGCCGACCGTGACGCCGTTGGGCAGCACGACGGAGGCGGAGCCGAGCCCGCCCTTGAGATTGGCGGTGGTGGCGCCGCAGCCGGCGCCGTAGGAGCCGAGGCGGAAGTCTTTGCCGGTGTTGTCGAGCGCTGCGCGGCCGAGGTCGCGATAGGGTGCGGTGGCGCCCCAGCCCTTGTTGCCGCCGTTGAGCAGGTCGAACAGGATCGCCGAGGGTACGATGGGAACGCGCACCGGACCGACCTGGAAGCCGCGGCCGAGTTCGGCCAGACGGCCCTGGACACCGGCGCCGGCATCGAGGCCGAAGGCCGAGCCGCCGGCGAGCACGATGGCGTCGACCGCCTCGACGGTCTGTTCCGGCTCCAGCAGCGCGATCTCGCGGGTGCCGGGCGCGCCGCCGTGGATGGCGACCGAGGCGACCGCCGGCTCGTCCGGCAGCACCACCGTGACGCCGGACTTCATGTGCGGATCCTCGGCACAGCCGACCGAAATTCCCGGGACGTCGGTGATCAGATTGCGCGGGCCGGTCATGCGGTCTTCCCCGTTCGCGATGGAACCAGGCCTGCAAGACTAGCGCCCGCAGGGACGGCCGTCGCGGATTTCTTTCGCGACAGGCAAACATCTGATTATCGCATGGGCCGAAGGTCGCGGCCGATCCGGGATTCGTCTGGCCAAGCGTCGCAGGGGTGCGATCAGAGCGCGCGGTAGGCGCGGTCCTTGTAGACCAGCGTTTCGCCGACGGCGCCGTAACGGACGCCCTGCAGGGCGCCGACGATGATCGAGTGGGTGCCCATCTCCATGGTGCGCAGGACCTTGCAGTCGGCATTGACGCTGGCCGTGGCGAGCGCCGGCGCACCGGTGGCGAGGGCGTCCCAGCGGGCGAGGGCGAAGCGTTCGTCCATGGCGATCTGGGTGCGTCCGGCGAAGGCGTCGGCCAGCGGCTCGGCGCCCGCCGGCAGGGTGCTCACACAGAAGACGCCGTTGGACAGGATGGCGGCATGGACGCGGCTGGTGCGGTTGAGGCAGACGAGAAGGCAGGGAGGAGTGTCGGTCACCGAGCACACGGCCGAGACGGTTGCCCCGAAACGTCCGGCTGCGCCGTCGGTCGTGACGATGTGGACGGCGGTCGCCATCCGGCTCATCGCATCGCGAAAGCTCGCAAGATCGACGGGCGAACTCTCGTCGCGGATGGTCGTCTTCGGTATCAGGGTTTTGATCCTCTTGCCTCGGGCGGGCCGACAGAGCCCATCGTCCGGCGCCCAGGTCCACCCGTGTCGTTCGGTCCCGTCATCGCGCGTGGCGGGACCGAGCCGTCCCGGTGCATATAGGGCACGGTTCCGGTTTTAGCACCGGCGCGTTAAAGAAGTCTTCGGAGAAGTCGCACCGCGGCGGGGTCGTCCCGGCGCTTCCGTGCTATGACACGGACAAGAGATGGAAAACCGAACCTTGCCCAGACGCGTCAGAACGATGGCAAAACTCCTTCCCGCCGGCGCCATCTTAGTCCTGCTGGCGCCGGCCGTCGCGGCGGCCGACATCGTGATCGGCGTGGCCGCCCCGATGAGCGGCCAGTTCGCGCCGTTCGGGGAGCAACTCGCCGCGGGCGCCGCGCAGGCAGTGGCCGACATCAATGCCTCCGGCGGACTGCGGGGCGAGACGCTGGTGCTGGAGATCGCCGACGACGGTTGCTCGGAAAGCCGGGCCGTGGCGGTCGCCAACCAGTTGGTCGGCAAGGGCGCGGTTCTGGTCGTCGGCCATGTCTGTTCCGGGCCCTCGCATGCGGCCAGTGCCGTCTATGCCGCCAACGGCATCGTACAGGTGTCGCCGGCCGCAACGGCGCCGAAGTTCACCGATGAGCGGGCAGGACCGGGCGTGTTCCGCCTCGCCCGGCGCGAGGACGCGCAGCCAGCGACGATCGCCCGCCTGCTGGCGGAGGAGTTCGGCGGCAAGGGGATCGCGATCCTCGACGACAGGACGGCCTACGGCAAGGGCCTGGCCGACGACGTGAAGGACCGGTTGCGCGCGACCGGGGTCCGCGAAGCGCTCAGCCTGTCCTACGACGGTGGGCAGAAGGAGTTCGGCGGGCTGGTGTCGACCCTGCGGTCGGAACGCATCGATGCCGTCTTCATCGGCGGCTATGCGCCGGAAGTCGGCGCCCTGCGCAGCCAGATGGCGGAGGCCGGACTGGACATCCCGCTGCTCGCCGGCGACGCAGTGCTGACCGAGGACTACGGGGCCTTCGCCGGGGCAGCCGCCGCGGGAACGCTGGTCGCCGCTGCGCCCGATCCGCGTCAGGCGCCGGAGGCACAGGTCACGGTCGCCGCGCTGGAAGAGACGGGCAAATCCGCCGACGGCTATGTGCTGCCAGCCTATGCCGCCGTTCAGGTCTATGCAGAGGCGGTCCGGACGGCCGAGAGCATCGACCTCGCCGCCGTCGCCGGCATTCTGCAGCAGGGCCGTTTCGACACCGTGCTCGGCCCAGTCGGCTTCGATGCCAAAGGCGACAGCACGCTGCCGGGCTTCGTCTGGTGGGTTTGGGCGGACAACCGGTTCGTCCAGCGCTAGGCTTGCGGTCCGACGCCGGTTTAACCCTGACTCGAAGTTGTCGCGCGGGGGGCATCGGCAGCGACGGCGCGCGTCATTAGAGTCCTGCTCGGATCGGCAACACCCGACGAGGTGGCTTTATGGGCAGAGTGTTCGGAAGGTTCCTGGCGCTGCTGGCAGTCGCCGGCAGCATGGGCTTCGGCGGGCCTCATGTGCAGGCCGCGCCCGATCTCGTCGCCTTCAAGGACCCGCGCTTCCGGCCCGGAACGGTGGTGATCAAGAATTCCGAGCGTCGGCTCTATCTGGTGCTCGGCCGCGGCCAGGCGTTGCGCTATCCGGTCGCCGTCGGCCAGCGCGGCAAGTCCTGGACCGGCCAGACCTACATCGACGGCAAATACGTCAAGCCGGCCTGGTCGCCGCCGGCCGTGGTGAAGCGGGACTTCCCCGACCTGCCGGACGTCATCGCAGGCGGCGCGCCGAACAACCCGATGGGCGTGGCGGCGCTGACCCTGGCGGGCGACGACTATGCGATCCACGGCACCAACCGGCCCGGATCGATCGGCCGGGCGGTGTCCTACGGCTGCATCCGGATGCGAAACGGCGACATCCTCGACCTGTTCAACCGCGTCGGCCTCAATACCCCGGTGGTCGCCGTGAACTGAGGCAGGCGCGCGGGTTGCGTAGTCGCCCTGATTTAATTCGAATTCATGAATGTATAAAATCTCCTCGAGACAACGTGAAGAGGAGGTTGAAATGGACGTCCTTTCCAGAAAGTCCTGGTCGCCCTACGTGGCCGGGATCGTGATCGGGCTGCTGCAGATCCCGGCGTTCCTGCTGGCGGGTACCGCTCTCGGCGCCTCGTCGTCCTTCGTCACCGCGGCGGCCTGGGTGGCCAGCATCTTCGATCCGGCCGCCGCGCAGATCGACTATTTCGCCAAGCACCTCGTTGGCGCCAAGAACTACTGGCAGGCGGCGATGGTGATCGGCATCGGCCTTGGCGCCTACCTGTCGGCACGCGCCAGCGGCACGCGGCGCGCGTCCTTCGCACCGTCCTGGACCGGCTACACCGGCATCCGCTCGTTGGCGGGGCGGCTGGCGATGGGCTTCGTCGGCGGCTTCGTCCTGCTCGTCGGGGCCCGCATCGCCGACGGCTGCACGTCCGGGCACGGCATTTCCGGCATGGCACAGCTCGCGGTCGGCTCGACCGTCGCGGTGGCAGCCATGTTTGTCGGCGGTATCGCCATCTCGATGCTGTTCCGCAAGGTCTGAGGAGGCCATGACATGACCCTGTTCTGGATGATCGTTCTCGGCCTCGCAATGGGGCTGGTGTTCGGGATCGCGCTGGAGAAGAGCCGCGTGATGGAGCCCGGCGTGCTCATCGGCCAGTTCCAGTTCCGCACCTTCATCATGCTAAAGATGTTCCTCGCCGCGACGACGACGGGCCTCGTCGTGCTGGCGGTCCTCAACGGCGGCTTCGGCGTGCCGCTCGGGCCGAAGGCGGCTGCCTGGGGGCCGGTGATCGTCGGGGGGCTAATCCTCGGTGCGGGCATCGCGCTCGCCGGCGCCTGCCCGGGCACCGCGCTCGCCCAGATCGGCGCGGGCTACAAGGACGCCTGGGCCGTGGTCGCCGGCGGTATCCTCGGCGCGATGTTCTACAGCTACAACATGGATTGGATCCACGCGGCACTCGACTGGGGCAGTGCGGGCAAGATGACCTTCGTCGACCTGATCCCGCTGCCGTTCTGGGTGCTTGCGCTGATCGCCGCGGCGCTGCTCGTCGTCCTGATGGTCGTGCTCGAGAAGATCTCGCCCTCGGCGATGGAAAAGGCCGGGGTCGACGTCGCCATGGACGACGGCAGCGACACGCAGGCGGGCAGCGCCCGGCTGCATCCGGCGGAATAGCCCCGGAAAACCAGGCCGACCTTCGGCCCGGCGTCGCCCGCGACCCGTCTCCTTGCGGGGCGCGGGCGACTTTTGTCCCATCGATCGCGGACTTGAATGCGCGGGGTCATGGCCGCAGTCTGGACGGCGCCCGATCGATGCCAAGCGGAGCCCGACCCTCGTGCTGTTCTTTCTCACCGTCATCTTCGCCTGCCAGCTCGCCGGCGAACTTCTCGTCGTCGCGCTGGGCCTGCCCGTGCCCGGCCCGGTTGCCGGCATGGTTC from Polymorphum gilvum SL003B-26A1 carries:
- a CDS encoding sodium:proton symporter, producing MIRGATAALAWIGRRGTSAVALSALAGMAVPQLSALARPWVAEAIFVLLVFAFLRVDPAAVRVRLRRPRLVLLAALWMTVAVPLVAGTAARAAGLADLQPDLMLALFIVTAAPAIMSAPAFMYLLGLDGALSLTVLVASILLVPLSAPLIGELMLGDVLPVDGLTLAVKLISLLAGSMLIAWLLRRLVGLERIAAAHDHIDGANVLLLLFFAVAVMDGVAASFSSRPLLSAGIALLTFAVALAQIGLTLLVFAPAARGDAFVIAHAVGNRNMGLMVAALGGTLPDLTWLYFGLGQLPIYMLPLFLRPFSRRYTGRSAPAPAPPV
- a CDS encoding NAD(P)/FAD-dependent oxidoreductase; translation: MHGVQTVDVIVLGAGIVGASTALQLQRKGLEVALIDRRQPGEETSHGNAGIIERNGFVPVTFPDKPRLLLEIALKRSVAVNYDLKALARLLPWLQALRRQSSRVALQRFAHAIDALERHAVGEHRALAALADCERYYRRTGWIHLFRTEAAYAAAETARHYARIFGAAYQELGALDLNELEPGLTADDCLGVFWPETESVSNPGAVTKAFARKVGELGGHLYNGDARRLTRSKGGWAAMSDRGPVWGRAAVVALGPWAMDVLGPLGHRFPMAVKRGYHMHFRAVSGVSLTRPVVDMENGYVLTPMEKGVRLTTGVEFAARDAPPTPVQIDRAKACAKEIFPLGAPAEAEPWMGSRPCLPDSLPVVGASPIAPGLWLNFGHGHVGFTLGPVTGRLIAEMIAGQAPFVDPSALSPLRFL
- a CDS encoding Lrp/AsnC family transcriptional regulator — protein: MTENFLLDPSDIRVLRVLQRDASLSIADVAREAGMSQTPCWRRIKKLKEHGVIRQIVAVVDREAVGLGFVSYAFVKLAVPSRENMETFDRLVHAWPEVVTCERITGAVDYLIKVVADDIKAYDNFLRLKLLDNTLVSDVQSRIVVNTVKDTVALPLRER
- a CDS encoding indolepyruvate ferredoxin oxidoreductase family protein, yielding MNAHAGVVTLDDKYLATQGQVYLTGIQALVRLPLDRARLDRAGGLKTGGFISGYRGSPLAGYDTELARAKRHLAGHDVVFRPGVNEELGATAVWGSQKVRQHGKGSDYDGVFGIWYGKAPGVDRAGDVLKQANASGVDAHGGVLALAGDDHLAKSSILPAQSEFFFEHAEIPVLNPADIQEVLDYGLHGLELSRHCGLWSALICVADTMDASATISVDAQRLAFVRPEQDPRAERDLNRVLLLGNRLETERLLRDVRVPAAQAYVRANRLDRVAFGASRPRLGIVATGKAYRDLRQALDLLGIGEARARALGLAVYKVAMPWPLEPTGLAEFGRGLARMLVVEHKRAFLESQIKEISYHWPETSRPRIWGKRTPDGEPFLSDVLELSVAEIVEALLSWLPQDAVSEEMQAVSMRMTEQVMWAQGHAERAARTPYFCSGCPHSTSTRTPEGSRSMPGIGCHAMTEVAGRTTDGQIAMGGEGALWVGQKDFARDGHVFANLGDGTYFHSGILAIRQALSAGVPITYKILYNDAVAMTGGQRHDGQLSVPQITRQLEAEGVEKIAVISETPDAYLGRKDLAPGTAVHHRDDLMSVQEAFQAHPGVSVIVYDQTCAAEKRRRRKKGTFPDPDRRLFINDRVCEGCGDCSVQSNCLSVEPLKTPFGDKRQINQSSCNKDFTCIKGFCPSFVEIEGASLRKATAKGLDVDALVAGLPAVTQPGLERTVNLLVAGIGGMGVTTISAVLAMAAHLDGKQASTLDMTGLAQKGGPVTSHVRFAAGTRSIEGPRVPTASLDVLIASDMVVATNAEQLALANRSATQVFANTRVAPTAEFVLRQTQSFDEARMLKALQSASVACHAADVAGIAEALLGDAIYANMMLVGMAWQAGVLPVSAEAIETALHLNGASVAANVKAFRAGRVLLAEPDRILSALPSTDEPAEETLEAKIGRLADDLTAYQDAAYAARYAALVERVRAADAAFGPGTMRLTETVADMLYKVMAYKDEYEVARLHADPAFRARIAARFDDPRKIKVWLAPPLLARRLDERTGRPAKIAFGPWIFGVFGVLARMRRLRGTAFDPFGRTAERKAERALIEQYVSDVETVIGHLGSAGYGLLVEIARVPDLVRGFGPVKEANLEKAAVKRAQLLDRLEREHARGAFADAAE
- a CDS encoding P1 family peptidase, with the translated sequence MTGPRNLITDVPGISVGCAEDPHMKSGVTVVLPDEPAVASVAIHGGAPGTREIALLEPEQTVEAVDAIVLAGGSAFGLDAGAGVQGRLAELGRGFQVGPVRVPIVPSAILFDLLNGGNKGWGATAPYRDLGRAALDNTGKDFRLGSYGAGCGATTANLKGGLGSASVVLPNGVTVGAIVAVNALGRATVGDTRHFWAAPFERDGEFGGFGLPSPLPDDAVCVRTKLDGLNAGANTTIAAVATDAKLTKSEAKRLAVMAHDGLAKALWPAHTPLDGDLVFAVSTGQRRLECPLEDMVQIGAAAASTLARAIARGVYHARPAPGDPVPTWQDRFG
- a CDS encoding flavin reductase; the protein is MATAVHIVTTDGAAGRFGATVSAVCSVTDTPPCLLVCLNRTSRVHAAILSNGVFCVSTLPAGAEPLADAFAGRTQIAMDERFALARWDALATGAPALATASVNADCKVLRTMEMGTHSIIVGALQGVRYGAVGETLVYKDRAYRAL
- a CDS encoding branched-chain amino acid ABC transporter substrate-binding protein, translated to MAKLLPAGAILVLLAPAVAAADIVIGVAAPMSGQFAPFGEQLAAGAAQAVADINASGGLRGETLVLEIADDGCSESRAVAVANQLVGKGAVLVVGHVCSGPSHAASAVYAANGIVQVSPAATAPKFTDERAGPGVFRLARREDAQPATIARLLAEEFGGKGIAILDDRTAYGKGLADDVKDRLRATGVREALSLSYDGGQKEFGGLVSTLRSERIDAVFIGGYAPEVGALRSQMAEAGLDIPLLAGDAVLTEDYGAFAGAAAAGTLVAAAPDPRQAPEAQVTVAALEETGKSADGYVLPAYAAVQVYAEAVRTAESIDLAAVAGILQQGRFDTVLGPVGFDAKGDSTLPGFVWWVWADNRFVQR
- a CDS encoding L,D-transpeptidase, which encodes MGRVFGRFLALLAVAGSMGFGGPHVQAAPDLVAFKDPRFRPGTVVIKNSERRLYLVLGRGQALRYPVAVGQRGKSWTGQTYIDGKYVKPAWSPPAVVKRDFPDLPDVIAGGAPNNPMGVAALTLAGDDYAIHGTNRPGSIGRAVSYGCIRMRNGDILDLFNRVGLNTPVVAVN
- a CDS encoding YeeE/YedE thiosulfate transporter family protein, with the protein product MDVLSRKSWSPYVAGIVIGLLQIPAFLLAGTALGASSSFVTAAAWVASIFDPAAAQIDYFAKHLVGAKNYWQAAMVIGIGLGAYLSARASGTRRASFAPSWTGYTGIRSLAGRLAMGFVGGFVLLVGARIADGCTSGHGISGMAQLAVGSTVAVAAMFVGGIAISMLFRKV
- a CDS encoding YeeE/YedE thiosulfate transporter family protein; this translates as MTLFWMIVLGLAMGLVFGIALEKSRVMEPGVLIGQFQFRTFIMLKMFLAATTTGLVVLAVLNGGFGVPLGPKAAAWGPVIVGGLILGAGIALAGACPGTALAQIGAGYKDAWAVVAGGILGAMFYSYNMDWIHAALDWGSAGKMTFVDLIPLPFWVLALIAAALLVVLMVVLEKISPSAMEKAGVDVAMDDGSDTQAGSARLHPAE